The proteins below are encoded in one region of Acidobacteriota bacterium:
- a CDS encoding 50S ribosome-binding GTPase — protein sequence MKSGIIGLPQVGKSSLFKILTKAHLDERTNPREAHLGVAKVPDERLDKLSALYSPKKTVHASIEYVDVAAVGEEALKEAAYANTLRNVDSLIHVVRAFENPAVAHVGEIDPLRDIKNVDFDLMVSDLGQIEKRMERLERDLKRMKSLDLEREADVLKRAKAQLESERPLREMAISAAEEKLIRGFMFLSQKPILYVLNISESTDLGKDLEAAVEKFNLKEVAA from the coding sequence AGGCGCACCTCGACGAGCGGACGAACCCGCGCGAGGCGCACCTGGGCGTGGCCAAAGTCCCGGACGAGCGTCTGGACAAGCTGTCTGCGCTCTACAGTCCGAAGAAGACGGTGCACGCGAGCATCGAATACGTGGACGTTGCCGCGGTGGGCGAAGAGGCGCTGAAAGAAGCCGCCTACGCCAACACGCTGCGCAATGTGGATTCGCTCATCCACGTGGTACGTGCCTTCGAGAATCCGGCGGTGGCCCACGTGGGCGAGATCGATCCGCTGCGTGACATCAAGAATGTGGACTTCGACCTCATGGTCTCGGACCTCGGCCAGATCGAGAAGCGCATGGAGCGCCTGGAAAGAGATTTGAAACGGATGAAGTCGCTCGACCTCGAGCGCGAAGCCGACGTCTTGAAGCGCGCGAAGGCGCAGCTGGAGAGTGAGCGTCCGCTGCGCGAGATGGCGATAAGCGCGGCGGAAGAGAAGCTCATCCGCGGGTTCATGTTCCTGAGCCAGAAGCCGATCCTCTACGTGCTGAACATCAGCGAGAGCACCGACCTGGGCAAAGACCTCGAGGCGGCGGTGGAGAAGTTCAACCTCAAAGAGGTGGCGGCG